From Calothrix sp. PCC 6303, a single genomic window includes:
- a CDS encoding class I SAM-dependent methyltransferase — MKSKRIALLLITTLSAVSLGVIGCTTTTGRDSEADAQTTAPAIPVQQVKTDVPYVPTPQSVVDAMLRLAKVNNKDLIYDLGSGDGRIPITAAQKYGARGVGIDIDPQRVKEAKQNLQSAGVGNLVEFRQQDLFETDFSQASVVTLYLLPEINLKLRPKLLQELKPGTRIVSHAFDMGDWKPQQVQQVDGKTIYLWVVPENVPTNLR, encoded by the coding sequence ATGAAATCAAAACGAATTGCACTTTTACTAATTACAACTCTTAGTGCTGTTAGCTTAGGTGTTATTGGATGCACCACAACCACAGGGCGTGATTCGGAAGCAGATGCCCAAACCACTGCCCCTGCCATCCCCGTACAACAAGTTAAAACCGATGTACCTTATGTGCCAACTCCACAATCTGTAGTGGATGCCATGTTAAGACTGGCAAAAGTTAACAATAAGGATCTCATTTACGACTTAGGTAGTGGAGATGGCAGAATTCCCATTACGGCAGCGCAGAAATATGGGGCGCGTGGTGTTGGTATAGATATTGATCCGCAACGAGTCAAAGAGGCAAAACAGAATCTTCAAAGTGCTGGAGTGGGAAATCTTGTAGAGTTCCGCCAACAAGATTTATTTGAAACAGATTTCAGCCAAGCCTCAGTAGTGACGCTCTATTTACTACCAGAAATTAATTTAAAACTCCGCCCTAAGTTATTACAAGAACTTAAGCCAGGGACGCGCATTGTTTCCCATGCCTTTGATATGGGTGATTGGAAACCACAACAAGTACAGCAAGTAGATGGTAAAACTATTTACCTATGGGTTGTTCCCGAAAATGTCCCTACTAATTTGCGTTAA
- a CDS encoding APC family permease — protein MNKRKNYAVVQEATTTINSATAPKQSLAFLDAVALIVGIVIGAGIFQTPAFVAANAGSGINLLILWLLGGAISLVGALCYAELATTYPDVGGTYYYLKLAFGRSVAFLFAWARMTVIQSGSIVLLAFVFGDYFSALWQLGTYSPSIYAAIAIVLLTGLNILGLYPGKWTQNWLTVAKIVGLLLVVVIGVCSNAPLNPATLPTPSTSTNWGLAMVFVLLSFGGWNEAAYISADIKDGKRNIVRSLVWSIGIITVIYLLINFAYLRGLGLTTMAKSEAVAATLMDQTVGKTGSLFLSVLVAICTLGAINATILTGARSNYALGKDFSLFSFMGGWQQQKETPTQALLIQGVIALSLVFLGTITRNGFETMVEYTAPVFWFFFLLSAISLFILRRRDPHIPRPFRVPLYPWTPLLFCIICGYLLYSSLAYTSIGAIVGILVVGAGIPLWVWNGYRGKKYNLRS, from the coding sequence GTGAATAAACGCAAAAACTACGCTGTTGTACAGGAAGCTACTACTACTATAAATTCGGCGACAGCACCAAAACAATCATTAGCTTTTTTGGATGCTGTTGCTTTAATCGTTGGCATTGTAATTGGTGCGGGAATTTTTCAAACTCCGGCATTTGTGGCAGCGAATGCAGGTAGTGGTATTAATTTATTAATCCTGTGGTTACTTGGTGGTGCAATCTCCTTAGTCGGGGCTTTATGCTACGCAGAATTAGCCACAACTTACCCTGATGTGGGAGGAACTTACTATTACTTGAAACTTGCTTTTGGGCGTTCAGTTGCGTTTCTATTTGCCTGGGCAAGAATGACGGTAATTCAAAGTGGTTCAATTGTTTTGTTAGCATTTGTTTTTGGTGATTATTTCTCTGCTTTATGGCAGTTAGGAACTTACTCACCTTCTATCTATGCTGCCATTGCAATTGTCCTGCTGACGGGTTTAAACATTCTCGGTTTGTACCCTGGTAAATGGACGCAAAACTGGCTCACAGTGGCTAAAATCGTGGGTTTACTCCTAGTTGTCGTGATTGGAGTTTGCTCTAATGCCCCCCTAAATCCTGCAACTCTTCCTACTCCCTCAACTTCAACAAACTGGGGATTGGCAATGGTATTTGTCTTACTCTCCTTTGGTGGGTGGAATGAAGCGGCTTATATCTCAGCAGATATAAAAGATGGGAAACGCAACATAGTGCGATCGCTTGTTTGGAGTATTGGTATTATTACCGTTATTTACCTACTAATTAACTTCGCCTATTTGCGAGGCTTGGGATTAACGACAATGGCAAAATCTGAAGCCGTTGCCGCTACTTTAATGGATCAAACTGTAGGTAAAACAGGCTCCTTATTCCTGAGTGTATTAGTAGCAATTTGTACCTTGGGAGCAATTAACGCCACAATTTTGACAGGCGCACGGAGTAATTACGCTCTGGGAAAAGACTTCTCACTATTTTCCTTTATGGGAGGCTGGCAACAACAAAAGGAAACCCCCACTCAAGCCTTATTAATTCAAGGTGTAATTGCCCTCTCATTGGTGTTTCTAGGAACAATTACCCGTAATGGGTTTGAAACAATGGTGGAATATACCGCACCTGTATTTTGGTTTTTCTTCCTACTTTCTGCTATTTCACTCTTTATTTTACGAAGACGAGATCCTCACATACCTCGACCTTTTAGAGTGCCACTTTACCCTTGGACTCCATTGCTATTTTGCATTATTTGTGGTTACTTGCTCTACTCCAGTTTGGCATATACAAGCATAGGAGCAATAGTAGGTATTTTAGTTGTGGGTGCAGGTATTCCTTTGTGGGTTTGGAATGGGTACCGAGGCAAAAAATATAATCTCAGAAGCTAA
- a CDS encoding chromophore lyase CpcT/CpeT, which translates to MTHSTDIATLARWMSADFSNQEQAYENPPFFAHIRVCIRPLPFELFSEVGLFLEQAYDFALNQPYRMRVMKLTTENDHIAITHFTINEEQNYYGASRDLSRLAKLSVDELKPMPGCNMIVQWTGKSFKGHVEPGKGCRVVRDGKETYLDNEFEIDEQEFFSLDRGRDLETNEHAWGSIAGAFHFRRWHNFAEEVKLG; encoded by the coding sequence ATGACACATTCTACAGATATTGCCACCTTAGCACGGTGGATGTCCGCTGATTTTAGTAACCAAGAACAAGCTTACGAAAATCCACCTTTTTTTGCCCACATCCGCGTTTGTATCCGTCCCTTACCCTTTGAATTATTTTCGGAAGTGGGTTTATTTTTAGAACAAGCTTATGATTTTGCCCTGAATCAACCCTACAGAATGCGAGTGATGAAACTCACCACAGAAAATGATCACATCGCAATCACCCATTTCACAATCAACGAAGAACAAAACTACTATGGTGCATCCCGTGATTTGTCCCGTTTAGCCAAACTCTCGGTGGACGAATTAAAACCAATGCCCGGTTGTAATATGATTGTCCAATGGACTGGTAAAAGTTTCAAAGGTCATGTGGAACCAGGAAAAGGTTGCCGTGTAGTGCGCGATGGCAAAGAAACCTACCTAGACAACGAATTTGAAATCGATGAACAGGAATTTTTTAGCTTAGACAGAGGACGGGATTTAGAAACCAACGAACATGCTTGGGGTTCCATTGCTGGTGCATTTCACTTCCGACGGTGGCATAATTTTGCCGAGGAAGTCAAATTAGGTTAG
- a CDS encoding glycosyltransferase: protein MQKQPLRIAIITSLYAPFLTGVSVAVHQRVNWLLKQGHEVFLIHPEINDKFPQKVSNRPMPSIEENQAFPNFYSFAFPTEPLIFYKSLPQPLNHRHWSDTKLLENFKPDIIIVEEAPQLRGFYSLFLQGYGRPVGIDYARKTGTPIISLFHTDIVAYIRYYLGNQIFNLISLILPGIIKKFSEEYDANFFPSREELKKYQDLKSQRSEYLPYQGVDCQKFQPKNICYNPIPEDKRPTLLFVGRITAEKNVTQLIDIYPLVAAKIPDVHLVIIGSGPLDAEMRTRAEKYVPGITIWGESHGNELLGWYTRADLFVNPSLTENFCTANNEALASGTPVVAAKAPSTAEQVIVGKNGFLAEANDIVDFANKIVEILGNPQLKAEMSKQARLSILPFDWAACSQKFEDKLYEVVEAKKGSE from the coding sequence ATGCAAAAACAACCCCTCAGAATTGCTATCATAACTAGTTTATATGCTCCCTTTTTAACTGGTGTTTCAGTCGCAGTTCATCAACGGGTTAATTGGTTGTTAAAACAGGGACATGAAGTATTTTTGATTCATCCAGAAATTAACGATAAATTCCCTCAAAAAGTTAGCAATCGTCCCATGCCAAGTATAGAAGAAAATCAGGCTTTTCCCAACTTTTATTCATTTGCTTTTCCCACAGAACCATTGATTTTTTACAAGTCTTTACCACAACCTTTAAATCATCGTCATTGGAGCGATACAAAACTTTTAGAAAACTTCAAACCTGATATTATTATCGTTGAAGAAGCACCACAATTACGTGGCTTTTATTCACTTTTTCTACAGGGTTATGGTCGTCCTGTGGGAATTGATTATGCCAGAAAAACAGGTACACCAATAATTTCATTGTTCCACACAGATATTGTTGCTTATATCCGCTACTATTTGGGCAACCAAATATTTAATTTAATTAGCCTAATTTTACCTGGTATCATCAAAAAATTTAGTGAAGAATATGATGCCAATTTTTTCCCTTCACGGGAAGAATTAAAAAAATATCAAGATTTGAAATCACAACGTAGTGAATACCTACCATATCAAGGTGTAGACTGTCAAAAATTCCAGCCAAAAAATATCTGCTATAATCCAATTCCCGAAGATAAACGACCAACTTTACTATTTGTTGGTAGAATCACAGCAGAGAAAAATGTCACCCAATTAATTGATATTTATCCATTAGTTGCTGCCAAAATACCTGATGTGCATTTGGTAATTATTGGTAGTGGTCCTTTGGATGCAGAAATGAGAACGCGTGCAGAGAAATATGTACCAGGAATAACTATTTGGGGCGAATCTCATGGGAATGAATTATTGGGATGGTACACCCGTGCAGATTTATTTGTGAATCCATCCTTAACTGAGAATTTCTGTACTGCAAATAACGAAGCTTTAGCTTCAGGAACTCCAGTTGTTGCCGCGAAAGCACCTTCGACTGCCGAACAAGTAATTGTGGGTAAAAATGGCTTTTTGGCTGAAGCAAATGATATTGTAGATTTCGCCAATAAAATTGTAGAAATTTTGGGAAATCCCCAATTAAAAGCAGAAATGTCAAAACAAGCTAGATTATCTATTTTACCTTTTGATTGGGCAGCTTGTTCACAAAAGTTTGAAGATAAGCTTTATGAAGTTGTGGAAGCAAAGAAAGGAAGTGAGTAG
- a CDS encoding multicopper oxidase domain-containing protein: MGLVGAGAATTAAVWQALNAQGKLPKIPPIELPTSLGATNPMKVVRDFEYGTVTKENGRTVREFRLTAGTSEIQLNTAVSYNIWDLNGRIPGPTLRAKAGERIRVLFFNQGGHSHSLHFHGVHTAEMDGVRPIANNKATIYEFDAEPYGVHLYHCHIEPVTRHISKGLYGMFIIDPPKARPPADEIVLIMSGYDPNEDNRNEFYAFNGLPHYLMKNPIPIYQNQLIRAYVLNIIEFDPAVTFHLHANFFDVYRTGMTMTPSYKSDVITMGVAERHILEFSFRYPGKYMFHPHQDWIAENGCMGQFEVIPEDVKGKKA, from the coding sequence ATGGGATTGGTGGGTGCAGGTGCAGCGACTACAGCCGCCGTATGGCAAGCTTTGAATGCCCAAGGGAAGTTACCCAAAATACCACCTATAGAACTACCCACATCTTTGGGGGCTACCAACCCGATGAAGGTGGTACGAGACTTTGAATATGGGACTGTTACAAAGGAAAATGGACGTACAGTCAGAGAATTCCGCCTCACAGCCGGAACTTCGGAAATTCAACTCAATACCGCTGTTAGCTACAATATTTGGGATTTAAATGGACGTATCCCCGGACCAACATTAAGGGCAAAAGCAGGGGAGAGAATTCGGGTTTTATTTTTTAACCAAGGTGGACATTCCCACTCTCTGCACTTCCATGGTGTTCACACTGCGGAAATGGATGGTGTGCGCCCAATTGCCAATAATAAAGCAACCATCTATGAATTTGATGCTGAACCATACGGTGTGCATCTTTATCACTGCCATATTGAACCAGTCACCCGACATATTTCTAAAGGGTTGTATGGCATGTTTATTATAGATCCACCCAAAGCCAGACCCCCAGCTGATGAAATTGTTTTGATTATGTCTGGGTATGATCCCAATGAAGATAACCGTAATGAATTTTATGCTTTCAACGGATTACCTCATTATTTGATGAAAAACCCGATTCCTATCTACCAAAACCAGTTAATTCGGGCATATGTTCTCAATATTATAGAATTTGATCCAGCGGTAACTTTTCACCTGCACGCAAACTTCTTTGATGTGTACCGTACTGGAATGACAATGACTCCTAGCTATAAAAGCGATGTCATCACCATGGGTGTGGCAGAAAGACACATTTTAGAATTTAGTTTTCGTTATCCCGGCAAGTACATGTTTCACCCGCACCAAGATTGGATAGCCGAAAATGGTTGTATGGGGCAATTTGAAGTGATTCCAGAGGATGTAAAGGGAAAGAAAGCTTAG
- a CDS encoding glycosyltransferase family 2 protein, with the protein MKNKPRLSIGLPVYNGEKFLRPALDSLLNQTFQDFELIISDNASTDATEAICQEYADKDSRIRYYRNPDNVGCARNFNYVLELASCEYFKWVAYDDLHDSTFIEKCINILDQDPNLILCHSQVQFIDETGRYIQDYNIHIKANLPKAHQRFSELITKHLCYQCYGVIRTKILKNAPRMGSYGAADAIFLLRLALFGRFYEIPEYLFFARHHSQQSLSMFFPEYMSCVDKKPQKIANKLPDFYAYAEWFDTNNKGKLLFPHWRILGEYLRSAWMGKMEWYERLICYFNIIKKLSGTETLLIKDLIVAIGLIWQHIPRVSVSVKVEIRRPSVSI; encoded by the coding sequence ATGAAAAATAAACCTAGACTCAGTATCGGACTTCCCGTATACAATGGTGAGAAATTTCTCCGCCCTGCATTAGATTCACTCCTAAATCAAACATTTCAAGATTTTGAATTAATCATTTCTGATAACGCTTCTACAGATGCTACTGAAGCAATTTGTCAAGAATATGCAGATAAAGATAGTCGAATTCGTTACTACCGAAATCCGGATAATGTTGGTTGTGCTCGCAACTTCAATTATGTTTTAGAATTAGCTTCCTGTGAATACTTTAAATGGGTAGCATATGATGATTTACATGATTCAACTTTCATTGAAAAATGCATCAATATCCTCGATCAAGATCCAAATTTAATATTATGTCATTCTCAAGTCCAATTCATTGATGAAACTGGCAGATATATCCAAGACTATAATATTCATATCAAAGCAAATTTACCAAAAGCACATCAAAGATTTAGTGAGTTAATTACTAAGCATTTATGCTATCAATGCTATGGTGTAATTCGGACTAAAATTCTCAAAAATGCCCCTAGAATGGGTAGTTATGGTGCAGCAGATGCAATTTTCTTGTTAAGACTTGCTTTATTTGGACGCTTCTATGAAATCCCCGAATACTTATTTTTTGCTCGGCATCATTCGCAGCAATCACTAAGTATGTTTTTTCCAGAATACATGTCATGCGTTGATAAAAAACCTCAAAAAATAGCCAATAAATTACCAGATTTTTATGCATATGCAGAGTGGTTTGACACTAATAATAAAGGTAAGCTCCTATTTCCGCATTGGAGAATTTTAGGAGAGTATTTACGCTCGGCATGGATGGGTAAAATGGAGTGGTACGAGCGTTTAATTTGTTACTTTAATATCATTAAAAAATTAAGTGGTACAGAGACTTTATTAATTAAAGATTTAATTGTTGCTATTGGGTTAATTTGGCAACATATTCCTAGAGTTTCTGTTTCCGTTAAAGTAGAAATTCGCAGACCATCTGTTTCCATCTAA
- a CDS encoding glycosyltransferase, giving the protein MQTTKPLKIVICTDYLGYGAVEGSFSGFQKVITDWISKSTSDPNIQIIVYCLGTEEKVYRAFNSVLFKQYKPHLSNRTILPLVSPHIFPFLLDIFPIHSKIIKDIIHEKPDVIHTFQTFGVTELAGFIAAKIMKMRKQQVTLINTVMCEIDTYAANYMRRVVISFYKIIDSSPFFKIVADSVDGGSYLVKSTNPSRQVRSVLYTISAASAYYLFLNLSLLGQIQDFLVKAVRFIYKLILQKKYPKFESEVKLAMNSIREPFILSRYREKNFSLFKLIAKPFQLVFDFLRRGDELGKQPGLAGILGNTLGVALKQQISLFVNQCDRVTISRHEDIGRYSIKSNIWEVPLGYDTAKFKVYQPNIDELIFKVEKSVAIGNLSAVNAKKLIDFISHPMRINQRCFIYVGRLSDEKNISLLLNACERLLHQDNLQNQVHFLFIGTGFAASEIASTLGSSATIIDFVPNYLLPDIYNFLRQNSGFFISASDTETYGITHGEAAACGLPLIGMERGSRGHFFCPGDKVGKLVIEDEEKIAKSITEIVIESGNNNLMVALNGLYVSDTSYGLGLSRLPVFDLSRILAQESLFVAMYMMALLPDSIYLSMSDCSANLSIHNQFSSDESWELMKYVYVNDWISYNFKLQQKKHIF; this is encoded by the coding sequence ATGCAAACAACAAAGCCTTTAAAAATAGTCATTTGTACAGATTATTTAGGTTATGGTGCAGTTGAAGGAAGCTTTTCTGGTTTTCAAAAAGTTATCACCGATTGGATTAGTAAATCAACTTCAGACCCAAATATCCAGATTATCGTCTATTGCTTAGGTACAGAAGAAAAAGTATATCGTGCTTTTAATAGTGTGTTGTTTAAGCAATATAAGCCACATCTGAGCAATCGCACTATTTTACCATTGGTTTCTCCTCATATTTTTCCCTTTCTCTTAGATATTTTTCCTATCCATTCAAAGATAATTAAAGATATTATTCATGAAAAGCCAGATGTCATCCATACATTTCAAACATTTGGGGTTACTGAATTAGCGGGTTTTATTGCCGCTAAGATAATGAAAATGCGAAAGCAACAAGTCACACTAATTAACACTGTGATGTGTGAAATTGACACTTATGCAGCTAATTACATGCGACGTGTTGTGATATCTTTTTACAAAATTATCGACTCTTCCCCTTTCTTCAAAATTGTTGCCGATAGTGTGGATGGAGGTTCCTATTTAGTTAAAAGTACAAATCCATCTCGACAGGTAAGATCGGTACTTTATACTATTTCTGCTGCATCAGCTTATTATCTGTTTCTAAATTTATCTTTGCTGGGGCAAATTCAAGATTTTTTAGTAAAAGCAGTGAGATTCATATATAAGCTAATTTTGCAAAAAAAATATCCCAAATTTGAAAGTGAAGTCAAATTGGCAATGAATTCTATTCGAGAACCCTTTATTTTATCGCGCTATCGGGAGAAAAATTTTAGTTTATTTAAACTGATTGCAAAACCATTTCAACTAGTATTTGATTTTCTGCGTCGGGGTGATGAACTTGGAAAACAACCTGGATTAGCTGGAATCCTCGGTAATACCCTGGGTGTGGCATTAAAGCAGCAAATATCTCTGTTTGTGAATCAATGCGATCGCGTAACTATTTCCAGGCATGAAGACATTGGTAGATATAGCATAAAAAGTAACATTTGGGAAGTACCTTTAGGATATGATACGGCAAAATTCAAAGTCTATCAGCCAAATATTGATGAGTTAATTTTTAAAGTTGAAAAATCTGTAGCAATCGGTAATCTCTCAGCAGTTAATGCCAAAAAGCTAATTGATTTTATCTCTCACCCTATGAGAATTAATCAAAGATGTTTTATATATGTTGGTAGATTAAGTGATGAGAAAAATATTTCTCTTTTACTTAATGCTTGTGAACGTTTACTTCACCAAGATAATCTGCAAAATCAGGTACATTTTCTCTTTATCGGTACTGGTTTTGCCGCATCAGAAATTGCATCAACTTTAGGAAGCAGCGCGACAATTATAGATTTTGTTCCTAATTATCTTTTGCCAGATATCTACAACTTTCTTAGACAAAACTCTGGCTTTTTTATTAGTGCTTCAGATACAGAAACCTACGGAATTACTCATGGAGAAGCTGCTGCATGTGGTTTACCATTAATTGGCATGGAAAGGGGAAGTAGAGGACATTTTTTCTGTCCTGGTGACAAAGTAGGAAAATTAGTGATTGAAGACGAAGAAAAAATTGCTAAATCAATTACCGAAATTGTAATTGAATCTGGTAATAATAATTTGATGGTTGCTTTAAATGGTTTATATGTTTCTGATACTTCTTATGGTTTAGGGTTATCGAGATTACCAGTATTTGATCTCAGTAGAATACTTGCCCAGGAGTCATTATTTGTAGCGATGTACATGATGGCTTTGCTTCCTGATTCAATTTATCTATCAATGTCTGATTGTTCAGCAAATTTATCAATTCATAATCAATTTAGTTCTGATGAAAGTTGGGAACTGATGAAATATGTTTATGTCAATGATTGGATTTCATATAATTTTAAACTCCAGCAGAAAAAACACATTTTTTAA
- a CDS encoding FeoA family protein → MTKIHHKQEQKSQNQLGKGFTYCGGTPETTKTEDSFGEKADVEEVQSFSLSLASVGERLKIAQIHASNSTLSQLSEMGLLPGAELEILNIINGSVIFSIANNRLGLGASMAQKVICTKY, encoded by the coding sequence ATGACAAAAATTCATCACAAACAAGAGCAGAAGAGCCAAAACCAACTGGGAAAAGGATTTACCTATTGCGGAGGGACACCAGAAACTACTAAAACAGAAGATAGTTTTGGGGAAAAAGCAGACGTAGAAGAAGTCCAATCTTTCTCATTAAGTCTTGCATCTGTGGGAGAACGCTTAAAAATAGCTCAAATTCACGCTTCCAACAGTACCTTATCCCAGTTAAGCGAAATGGGCTTGCTTCCGGGTGCAGAATTGGAAATCCTAAATATTATCAACGGATCAGTCATATTCTCAATTGCCAACAATCGCCTTGGTTTAGGTGCAAGTATGGCTCAGAAAGTTATTTGCACTAAATATTAG
- a CDS encoding tetratricopeptide repeat protein — translation MLNRSTISITFALVLVFSNSVLAAPKKTPTPDKFPPNPIEITTPDPLLPGNRGKQPLTTQELRELETALDNLNQEANTLFQSGDKIGAFDTWNRELRLRRYLGNVSELQALGRVGEIAWQNNERLQVQYITQRLQKIQKQTVADTDLETLQSLAQGYQKVRSPKSAIEVYEQILGRVRQQPGSMSEAEVLNAIANLHMSWFDYGKAATTYQQLLGIATAKGEGVNQVNYLKQLAYVYQQARLPEESIKIQNQLAGIYAQDNPILVPGIKIAIASDYELLVKSNPELLPEVFKNYQEAYQIAWAQQQYATAGEALQKLVAIYRSQGQIDAALETSKILLETEEIAADFYGLMEAYKQMGELYTDKQDTANAIASYQKGLEIAIQLNHQQDYFTQQIQKLSS, via the coding sequence ATGCTAAATCGTTCTACAATCAGCATCACATTCGCTTTAGTCTTGGTTTTTAGTAATTCTGTACTGGCGGCACCCAAAAAAACACCAACTCCAGATAAGTTTCCTCCTAATCCAATTGAAATTACCACACCTGACCCGTTACTGCCTGGGAATCGGGGGAAACAACCTCTGACTACCCAGGAATTGCGGGAGTTGGAGACGGCTTTGGATAATTTGAACCAGGAAGCAAATACCCTGTTTCAATCTGGAGATAAAATTGGTGCTTTTGATACTTGGAATCGAGAATTACGGTTACGTCGTTATTTGGGTAACGTCTCTGAATTGCAAGCTTTGGGGAGAGTTGGGGAAATTGCTTGGCAAAATAACGAGCGGTTGCAGGTGCAGTATATTACACAGCGGTTGCAAAAAATTCAAAAACAAACCGTCGCGGATACAGATTTAGAGACTTTGCAAAGCCTAGCCCAAGGATATCAAAAAGTGCGATCGCCTAAAAGCGCAATTGAGGTATATGAGCAGATTTTGGGTCGGGTGCGACAACAACCAGGTAGTATGAGTGAGGCTGAAGTTTTGAATGCGATCGCTAACTTGCATATGAGTTGGTTTGATTATGGCAAAGCTGCCACTACCTACCAACAATTGTTGGGGATAGCGACAGCTAAGGGTGAGGGAGTTAACCAAGTTAATTATTTAAAGCAATTGGCTTATGTGTACCAACAAGCTAGACTACCAGAGGAATCGATTAAAATTCAGAATCAGTTAGCTGGGATTTATGCTCAGGATAACCCGATTTTGGTACCCGGAATCAAAATAGCGATCGCATCCGACTACGAACTGTTAGTAAAATCAAACCCGGAACTGTTACCGGAAGTATTTAAGAACTACCAAGAAGCCTATCAGATTGCTTGGGCACAACAGCAGTATGCGACTGCGGGAGAAGCATTGCAAAAGTTGGTGGCAATATATCGTTCCCAAGGACAAATTGATGCGGCGTTGGAAACTAGTAAAATTCTTTTAGAGACAGAAGAAATCGCCGCCGACTTTTATGGTTTGATGGAAGCATACAAGCAGATGGGAGAATTGTACACAGATAAGCAAGATACCGCCAATGCGATCGCATCTTACCAGAAAGGCTTAGAAATTGCGATTCAACTCAACCATCAGCAAGATTACTTTACTCAACAAATCCAAAAGTTATCTTCATAG
- a CDS encoding DUF2141 domain-containing protein, producing the protein MRFNLLPLLCLTFATTNAFYNPVLAQSTSNMTVVVNGIKSESGRVCFRVYSSDQGFPFSNKSEVQSGCVEKTGSVVKKQFVGLKPGNYAVTVIDDSNRDGKLNTDFLGIPQEGFGVSNNPTVSITTGTPKFSKASFSLNKNTVINIRMKYSLD; encoded by the coding sequence ATGCGCTTCAATTTGCTTCCTTTACTTTGCTTAACTTTTGCTACTACTAATGCATTTTATAATCCAGTTCTTGCTCAATCAACATCGAACATGACGGTTGTTGTTAATGGTATCAAATCCGAATCAGGAAGAGTTTGTTTTCGAGTTTACTCCAGTGATCAGGGGTTTCCATTTAGTAATAAAAGTGAGGTGCAAAGTGGTTGCGTCGAAAAAACTGGTAGCGTGGTTAAAAAACAATTTGTTGGATTAAAACCTGGAAATTATGCAGTTACAGTAATTGATGATAGTAACCGAGATGGAAAATTAAATACTGATTTTCTGGGTATTCCTCAAGAAGGTTTTGGTGTTTCTAATAATCCGACAGTTTCTATCACAACAGGTACACCAAAATTTAGTAAGGCAAGCTTTTCATTGAATAAAAATACTGTTATTAATATTCGGATGAAATATTCTCTTGATTAA